A region of Hydrogenimonas thermophila DNA encodes the following proteins:
- a CDS encoding metal ABC transporter permease has translation MLEALQMPFFQHALIAGVLIAISIGLIGPLTMANKMTFMSGGIAHSTYGGVGAAIFFGFSILLGATVAALIAAVIISFISFRFSNRSDTAIGIVWAVGMAIGVILSDLTPGYNVDLMSFLFGSILAVGSEDLLWMGLFDIVVIGLVWYFYYDFMALSFDPVFAKVQGVKTWVLHLLLLILVAFTVVFAMRLVGLIMVIALLTMPSFSSEMYVKSLSSMMIISIILSIIYIIAGLFLAYWYDLSTGASVILVAVLGTIILYMVKWSKN, from the coding sequence ATGCTTGAAGCTCTTCAAATGCCTTTTTTTCAGCATGCACTGATTGCAGGAGTTTTGATAGCCATATCGATTGGGCTTATCGGTCCTTTGACTATGGCAAATAAGATGACATTTATGAGTGGCGGTATTGCACACTCTACATATGGTGGTGTTGGTGCAGCTATATTTTTCGGATTCTCTATATTGCTTGGTGCCACAGTTGCGGCTCTTATTGCAGCAGTTATTATCTCTTTTATCTCATTTAGATTTTCAAACCGATCAGATACAGCTATTGGTATAGTTTGGGCAGTTGGTATGGCAATTGGAGTTATTTTAAGCGATTTGACCCCAGGATACAATGTTGACTTGATGAGCTTTCTATTTGGATCTATTTTAGCAGTTGGAAGTGAAGATCTTTTGTGGATGGGGCTTTTTGATATTGTAGTAATAGGTTTAGTATGGTACTTTTACTACGATTTTATGGCTCTTAGTTTTGATCCGGTTTTTGCAAAAGTTCAAGGTGTGAAAACTTGGGTTTTACATCTTCTTTTACTTATTTTGGTAGCTTTTACAGTTGTTTTTGCTATGCGTCTTGTAGGACTTATTATGGTGATTGCTTTGCTTACTATGCCAAGTTTTTCCAGTGAAATGTATGTTAAATCACTTAGTAGTATGATGATTATTTCTATCATACTCTCTATTATCTATATCATTGCTGGACTATTCTTGGCATACTGGTATGACCTTTCAACAGGTGCTTCAGTAATTTTGGTTGCAGTATTAGGTACAATTATTTTATATATGGTTAAATGGAGTAAAAATTAA